A genomic segment from Pedosphaera parvula Ellin514 encodes:
- a CDS encoding heavy-metal-associated domain-containing protein — MDKKNIANLSPEERLLETHVIEIDGMTCDSCVNIINDALQAVDGVKEVRVDRPNRRVHVTYDSSKTNIPALHDVLLDHGYRPTIFAEPAR, encoded by the coding sequence ATGGACAAGAAGAACATAGCGAACCTGAGTCCGGAAGAGAGGCTGCTGGAGACGCATGTCATTGAGATTGACGGAATGACATGCGATAGCTGCGTGAACATCATCAACGACGCCTTACAGGCAGTTGACGGGGTGAAAGAGGTGCGCGTTGACCGGCCAAATCGCAGGGTTCATGTAACTTACGACAGCAGCAAAACGAATATTCCCGCGTTGCACGATGTGCTGCTGGACCATGGATATCGGCCGACTATATTTGCCGAACCAGCTCGTTGA
- a CDS encoding N-acyl-D-amino-acid deacylase family protein produces the protein MKLVPRIFAVTLVLICGPLAQAETYDLIVRHGRVVDGTGNPAYFADVAVTNGHIAAIGRIDGDAKREIDAKGLIVAPGFIDVHTHADEVAEMPYAENFIRMGVTTIVVGNCGASELNIGNLFKNIEATNAALNVASLIGHGTVRGKAMGGSFMRPPTPQELDKMEGYVDQAMRDGAVGLSTGLIYLPGTFAKTEEIIELAKVASKYDGIYASHMRDEGTGIYKSLNELFRIAREAHIRAEVSHIKLSGNSVWGQTEKVIAAIENARAEGLDITQDEYSYDASSTGMSQLVPDTAREGGHEKFRERIKDPEQKSAIIAKMKASLKEHGRDNYSYAFIAEYKHDRSLQGLDITEAAKAKRGSDSLDDQIEMILEIESNGGASGVFHGINEKDLQIFMSQPNTMIACDSGLREFGKGVPHPRGYGNNPRVLARYVRETHTLKLEDAIRKMTTLPAQTFQFKDRGQLREGNWADLTIFDPEKVQDNATYKEPHHYPSGIPFVIVNGVAVIKNGELTGERPGKALRHTPSIQ, from the coding sequence ATGAAATTGGTTCCACGCATTTTCGCCGTCACTTTGGTTCTCATCTGTGGTCCTTTGGCGCAGGCCGAAACTTACGATCTTATCGTGCGGCACGGTCGCGTGGTGGATGGCACGGGCAATCCCGCCTACTTTGCTGATGTTGCAGTCACCAATGGCCACATCGCCGCCATCGGCAGAATCGATGGCGATGCGAAACGGGAAATTGACGCGAAAGGCCTGATTGTGGCTCCTGGATTTATCGACGTGCATACCCACGCTGACGAGGTTGCCGAAATGCCATATGCGGAAAATTTCATCCGCATGGGTGTCACCACGATTGTGGTGGGCAACTGCGGGGCTTCAGAGCTGAATATCGGCAACCTTTTCAAAAACATAGAAGCCACCAACGCTGCACTCAACGTTGCCTCCCTCATCGGCCACGGAACCGTGCGCGGAAAAGCCATGGGCGGTTCCTTCATGCGTCCGCCAACTCCGCAGGAACTGGACAAAATGGAGGGTTATGTCGATCAGGCGATGCGGGATGGCGCGGTGGGCCTTTCCACCGGGTTGATTTATCTGCCCGGAACCTTTGCCAAAACCGAGGAAATCATCGAACTCGCCAAAGTGGCTTCGAAGTATGATGGCATCTATGCCAGTCATATGCGCGATGAAGGCACCGGCATTTACAAGTCGTTGAATGAACTCTTCCGCATTGCCCGGGAAGCCCATATTCGCGCTGAAGTTTCCCACATCAAACTCTCCGGCAATTCAGTCTGGGGACAGACCGAAAAAGTAATTGCCGCCATCGAAAATGCCCGTGCCGAAGGTCTCGACATCACCCAGGACGAATACAGTTACGATGCCTCCAGCACCGGCATGAGCCAGCTTGTGCCTGATACTGCCCGCGAAGGCGGTCACGAAAAATTCCGGGAACGCATTAAGGATCCCGAACAGAAGTCCGCCATCATTGCCAAAATGAAGGCCAGCCTGAAAGAGCATGGACGAGATAATTACTCATACGCATTCATTGCCGAATATAAGCACGACCGGTCGTTACAAGGCCTTGATATAACCGAAGCCGCCAAAGCCAAGCGCGGTTCTGACTCCCTGGATGATCAGATCGAAATGATCCTGGAAATCGAGAGCAATGGCGGCGCCTCGGGAGTGTTTCATGGCATCAATGAAAAGGATCTCCAGATTTTTATGAGTCAACCCAACACCATGATTGCTTGTGATAGCGGCCTGCGCGAGTTCGGCAAAGGCGTGCCCCATCCGCGCGGTTATGGCAACAATCCCCGTGTGCTTGCGCGCTATGTTCGCGAGACTCACACCCTCAAGCTGGAAGATGCCATTCGCAAAATGACGACGCTTCCCGCCCAGACCTTCCAATTCAAGGATCGCGGCCAGTTGCGGGAAGGCAACTGGGCCGACCTCACCATTTTCGATCCCGAAAAAGTTCAAGATAACGCCACCTACAAGGAACCTCACCATTATCCCTCGGGTATCCCGTTCGTGATCGTAAATGGTGTGGCAGTCATCAAAAACGGCGAACTTACCGGCGAGCGCCCAGGCAAGGCCCTGCGTCACACCCCCAGCATACAATAA
- a CDS encoding NADH:flavin oxidoreductase/NADH oxidase, whose amino-acid sequence MKEPKTIPEEQQSSHFTAHGCRTETAHDRDVPEIDLLSPLTIRDITFRNRIVMSPMCQYSAKDGFADDWHLVHLGSRAVGGVSLVIVEATAVTPEGRISPGDVGIWSEDHIEPLARIARFVHKQGAIAGIQLAHAGRKGSCDVPWKGGNRLKTRGEGGWDVVAPSPIPFAASDPLPIALDIEGINEVVAMFEAAAKRALKAGFKVLEIHSAHGYLLHEFLSPLSNHRTDEYGGSLENRMRLLLRVAERLRGFMPGELPLFVRISGTDWVDGGWDIEQSVELAKRLKALGVDLIDVSSGGIIPEARIPVGKGYQVPLARRIRDEANIRTGAVGLITEPREADEIITSGDANMVFLARELLREPYWALKAEHALEEEPHWPVPYGYAIKRRAK is encoded by the coding sequence ATGAAAGAGCCCAAAACAATTCCCGAAGAACAACAAAGTTCCCACTTCACTGCGCATGGGTGCCGGACGGAAACGGCACATGATCGCGATGTTCCAGAAATTGACCTGCTCAGCCCGCTAACAATCCGGGACATTACTTTTCGCAACCGGATTGTAATGTCGCCGATGTGCCAGTATTCCGCCAAAGACGGGTTCGCGGACGATTGGCATCTGGTTCATCTAGGCAGCCGGGCGGTGGGGGGAGTCTCGTTGGTGATTGTTGAGGCGACGGCTGTGACGCCGGAAGGTCGTATTTCGCCCGGAGATGTGGGCATCTGGAGTGAGGACCATATCGAACCTCTGGCGCGCATTGCGAGATTTGTGCACAAGCAGGGAGCGATTGCCGGTATTCAACTGGCTCATGCCGGACGGAAGGGAAGTTGTGACGTTCCTTGGAAGGGAGGAAACCGTCTTAAAACCCGCGGGGAGGGAGGGTGGGATGTGGTTGCTCCAAGTCCGATTCCATTCGCAGCGTCAGACCCGCTGCCGATCGCGTTGGATATTGAAGGCATTAATGAGGTGGTAGCCATGTTCGAAGCCGCCGCAAAACGGGCGTTGAAAGCAGGGTTCAAGGTTCTGGAGATTCATTCGGCCCATGGCTATTTGTTGCATGAGTTTCTTTCGCCGCTCAGCAATCATCGCACGGACGAGTATGGCGGCAGCCTGGAAAATCGGATGCGATTGTTGTTGCGCGTGGCTGAAAGACTTCGCGGTTTTATGCCCGGCGAGTTGCCGCTTTTCGTGCGCATTTCCGGGACCGACTGGGTGGATGGTGGATGGGACATTGAGCAATCTGTCGAACTAGCTAAGCGCCTTAAGGCCTTGGGAGTGGATTTGATTGACGTCTCCTCCGGAGGAATAATTCCCGAAGCGCGCATCCCGGTGGGAAAAGGTTACCAAGTACCGCTGGCCCGACGCATCCGCGACGAAGCAAACATTAGAACTGGCGCGGTGGGACTGATTACTGAACCGCGGGAGGCAGACGAAATCATTACCAGTGGCGATGCCAATATGGTGTTCCTTGCACGGGAACTATTGCGTGAACCCTATTGGGCGTTGAAAGCCGAGCACGCTCTGGAGGAAGAGCCGCACTGGCCTGTGCCATATGGTTATGCGATCAAGCGGCGGGCAAAATGA
- a CDS encoding molybdopterin-dependent oxidoreductase, protein MRNPSDPTRTPLSRRRFLQAAGMLSALGFLGGSSALAADDTISLPFENGERPLVKYPQKRPLIRQTTRPPQLETPFSVFNEGVITPNDAFFVRYHLTLSPPSANQLENFKVQIKGKVKNAAELSVADLKSQFEPVEIVAVNQCSGNSRGFFQPRVPGGQLGNGAMGNARWKGVRLKDVLEKCGVSEGAKQVTFNGMDKPLLPNTPDFVKALDVEQALDGEVMLAYEMNDEDLPWLNGYPLRLVVPGHYGTYWVKHLNEITVIDEPFNGFWMNPAYRIPDNSCACVEPGTTPKKTIPINRYNVRSFITSLAEGAKLRSAQTSIVKGIAFDGGYGIREILFSEDGGKNWREAELGKDLGKYSFREWTIPFGPAKVGSYELKVKATNRIGQSQPMEPLWNPAGYMRNVVEITRVSVS, encoded by the coding sequence ATGCGCAATCCTTCCGATCCAACGCGAACGCCCCTGTCGCGCCGTCGTTTTTTGCAAGCTGCGGGCATGCTCAGCGCGCTTGGTTTCCTGGGCGGCAGCTCTGCTCTCGCTGCCGACGATACCATCTCTCTCCCTTTCGAAAACGGTGAACGTCCGCTCGTCAAATACCCGCAAAAACGTCCACTGATTCGCCAGACCACTCGTCCGCCTCAACTTGAAACTCCTTTTTCCGTCTTCAACGAGGGCGTCATCACTCCCAACGACGCCTTCTTTGTTCGCTATCATCTGACGCTCTCGCCCCCCAGTGCAAATCAGTTGGAAAATTTCAAGGTGCAGATCAAGGGCAAGGTGAAGAACGCCGCTGAACTTTCTGTCGCGGATTTGAAATCCCAATTTGAACCCGTCGAAATTGTCGCGGTAAACCAATGCTCTGGAAACAGCCGCGGGTTCTTTCAACCTCGCGTCCCTGGTGGCCAACTCGGCAACGGCGCCATGGGCAATGCTCGTTGGAAAGGTGTTCGCCTCAAGGACGTGCTGGAAAAATGCGGCGTTTCAGAAGGAGCAAAGCAAGTCACCTTCAACGGCATGGATAAGCCGCTCCTCCCCAATACTCCTGATTTCGTCAAAGCACTCGATGTGGAACAGGCACTGGACGGCGAAGTGATGCTTGCGTACGAAATGAATGACGAGGATTTACCCTGGCTCAACGGATACCCTCTGCGACTCGTCGTGCCTGGCCACTACGGCACTTATTGGGTGAAGCATCTCAATGAAATCACAGTCATAGACGAACCGTTCAACGGATTCTGGATGAATCCCGCCTACCGCATCCCGGACAATTCCTGCGCCTGCGTCGAACCCGGCACCACTCCCAAAAAGACCATTCCCATCAACCGCTATAACGTCCGCTCATTCATTACCAGCCTTGCCGAAGGAGCAAAACTCAGGTCTGCCCAAACCAGTATCGTCAAAGGCATCGCCTTCGACGGCGGCTATGGTATCCGTGAAATTCTTTTTTCTGAAGACGGTGGCAAAAATTGGCGCGAAGCGGAGCTCGGCAAGGACTTGGGCAAATATTCCTTCCGCGAATGGACCATTCCTTTTGGTCCCGCCAAGGTAGGGAGTTACGAATTAAAAGTCAAAGCCACGAATCGCATCGGCCAATCGCAGCCGATGGAACCGCTCTGGAATCCTGCCGGTTACATGCGCAATGTCGTCGAAATCACCCGCGTTTCTGTTTCCTAA
- a CDS encoding GH32 C-terminal domain-containing protein translates to PCELTLRSTPNGPRLYRQPIREIAMLHKGQDAWTNRVLKANEVLPLEPSGRLFHIKAEVEIPEGARLTFNIRGIPVVLTPKSIESGTGPVSVMGRIKSVEILVDRASIEAFVNEGEISSTRFVLPNENGLSVKADGGSVTIQSLSVYTLNSAWKDGIGD, encoded by the coding sequence TCCCTGCGAACTCACGCTACGAAGCACTCCGAACGGTCCCCGTTTATATCGTCAACCCATTCGCGAAATTGCAATGCTTCACAAAGGGCAGGATGCCTGGACGAATCGCGTTTTGAAGGCCAATGAAGTGCTGCCGTTGGAGCCTTCAGGTCGTTTGTTTCACATTAAAGCGGAGGTCGAAATTCCAGAAGGAGCCAGGCTCACTTTTAACATACGAGGCATCCCGGTCGTTCTGACTCCGAAGTCGATCGAGTCCGGCACCGGCCCGGTTTCCGTCATGGGGCGAATAAAGTCGGTGGAGATTTTAGTGGATCGTGCCTCGATCGAGGCGTTTGTGAATGAGGGTGAAATTTCATCCACCAGGTTCGTGCTGCCAAATGAAAACGGCCTTTCCGTGAAAGCAGACGGCGGTTCCGTGACCATTCAGTCACTCTCCGTATATACACTCAACTCAGCCTGGAAGGACGGAATCGGAGATTAG
- a CDS encoding Uma2 family endonuclease yields MSKPYEELFGGEICLRPPPGPRHEEICKRLHDRVATSVGNGSVVQLLSPRTRIALSLDTEVAPDLTLVMAANQKPFLVVEIVSPEDHRWDTVTKKSLYEEIKIPRLWMVDPRYNNVEVYHAGQYGLTLKQILAVRDVLSDPLLPDFQYAMSELFKA; encoded by the coding sequence ATGAGCAAGCCTTACGAAGAATTGTTTGGCGGAGAAATCTGTTTGCGACCGCCACCCGGACCTCGCCACGAGGAGATTTGTAAACGCTTGCACGATCGTGTCGCGACCAGTGTCGGAAATGGCTCCGTGGTGCAACTGCTGTCACCTCGCACTCGGATCGCTCTGTCGCTTGACACCGAAGTCGCTCCAGATCTGACGCTCGTCATGGCCGCCAACCAAAAGCCTTTCCTGGTCGTGGAAATCGTCAGCCCGGAGGATCATCGCTGGGATACCGTGACGAAAAAATCCCTCTACGAAGAAATTAAAATCCCCAGACTCTGGATGGTTGACCCGCGTTACAACAACGTTGAAGTTTATCATGCCGGGCAGTATGGATTGACACTCAAGCAGATTCTGGCAGTCCGCGACGTTCTTTCCGACCCTCTGCTGCCGGATTTTCAATACGCCATGTCAGAGTTGTTTAAAGCGTAG
- a CDS encoding YqjF family protein yields MESSSIGKVPIRERTFLTAEWRYLAMLNYEFDPEILRPYVPMGTELDSWDGKTYVSMVAFLFQKTRVRGLAIPFHENFEEINLRFYVRRKGPEGWRRGVVFIAEIVPRFAIAAVARLFYNENYVALPTRHKLDLTKPNPTTDYEWRFQGCWNRIHLKTEGSAQLVEEGALEEFITEHYWGYAAQKNGGCVEYRVEHPKWRVWQAEEALLECSVKGLYGEKFVPFLNAKPSSAFLAEGSEVTVYGGRRI; encoded by the coding sequence ATGGAATCCTCCAGTATAGGTAAAGTGCCAATTCGCGAGCGGACGTTTCTTACGGCTGAATGGCGTTATCTTGCCATGTTGAATTACGAGTTCGATCCGGAAATCTTGCGTCCTTATGTGCCCATGGGAACCGAACTGGATTCGTGGGACGGTAAAACTTATGTGAGCATGGTAGCCTTCCTGTTTCAAAAGACGAGGGTGCGCGGCCTTGCCATCCCATTCCATGAGAATTTTGAAGAAATCAATTTGCGCTTTTACGTGCGACGGAAAGGGCCGGAAGGCTGGAGACGTGGGGTGGTGTTCATTGCGGAAATTGTTCCACGTTTTGCGATCGCCGCAGTTGCCCGGCTGTTTTACAACGAAAACTACGTGGCGCTGCCGACTCGACATAAACTTGATCTTACGAAACCGAATCCAACGACAGATTACGAATGGCGATTTCAAGGTTGCTGGAATCGCATTCATTTGAAGACAGAAGGGAGTGCCCAGTTGGTGGAAGAAGGGGCGTTGGAGGAATTCATTACCGAGCATTATTGGGGATACGCCGCGCAGAAAAATGGAGGTTGCGTGGAGTATCGAGTTGAGCATCCGAAATGGCGGGTCTGGCAGGCGGAAGAAGCGCTATTGGAATGTAGTGTGAAGGGGCTCTACGGTGAAAAGTTTGTGCCGTTCCTGAATGCCAAGCCGAGTTCTGCTTTTCTAGCAGAAGGATCGGAGGTGACAGTATACGGTGGGAGGAGGATTTGA